Genomic DNA from Paenibacillus donghaensis:
AATCACCAGATCCTCAAACACCAGCTCGCTTTCATTCACCGGCGGATTGTATTCCTTGTTGAATCTATGGTAACGCCGCAGCTGCGACTTCACCCGTGCCACTAGCTCCAAGGGATTAAACGGCTTGCCCACATAATCATCTGCGCCAATGCTGAGACCGGTGATTTTGTCCATATCGGTGTTTTTGGCCGACAGCATAATGATGGGCATCTGCCGCTCCTCACGGATCTTCATGCAGGCCTCCAGCCCGTCCAGCCGGGGCATCATCACATCCATGATAATAAGATCAACGTCTTCTGTCCGCAGACACTCCAGTGCCTCCAGCCCATCGTAGGCCTTCAGCAGCCGGTATCCCTCATTGCAGAGATAGATGTCCAGCAGCTCTATGATTGCTTTCTCGTCATCAACGAGCAGGATCGTTTGTTGTTTCACTACAGTGGGTTTCCTTTCTTCAGACGATATAAAGATTCTATTGTTTATTTTATCATATTCAAATTTAAAAAAGCCCCCGGAGAACGGGAGCTTCACTATAAGAGGAGAGGACATACTAAGAGCAGGATATACTTACTGGAGCTTATAGTGTGGTAAAAGAGGCGTCATACAGCCGGAACATCGTCTTGTAGCCAGAGTCGTCGATCTTTATGCCCACATCCAGCCTGCCTGTAATCTGCAGCGGCCCCGATACGTATCTCAGCTTCACATCATCCGGCACGAACACGATCATAATCTTGTTCCAGTAGGTCTCATCCCCGTTGTCGAACGGACATTCCGCGCCCGGTTCGGGAATCAGCAGAAACCAGTTCTTCTCGAAGGAAAGCACTTCACCCATAAAACCCTTGATTGTGACCTCGCTGCCGCTGAGATCCCAGAATTGCTCCGAGGGGCGAGTCTGATCGCTGCCGTCAAAAAATCCGTCCCAGCCGATAGCCGTCAGTCCTGAGGAGGCCAATGATTTAGGAGCAGGGGTGCTCGGGCGTGCACTGGTTGCTGGCCGAGGTGACACGCTGGCGGCGGTGGCAGTGGCCTCAGGCTCGGATTCAGCCGATGGCTTGCTGCTCACCGTGGCAGGTGGCCTGGATGGCGGTGCCTTAGGTTCATCGCCGCCCTGTCCTGATGCGTCCTGTCTCTTGGGCGCAGGTGTTGCCTGGACCGGAGCCGAAGCCGGGGCCGCAGTCGCCTTCGCGGCAAGCGCCGGCTCTCCGGCAGCCTCGGAAGACTGCTCTGCGGCAGGAGTGGCCGGTGCAGCCGAAACGACTGCATCAGCTGTCGCTTCCGGGCTGGCGGTGACGTCAGGCGTTGTGCTGGCGGCCGTAGCAGCTGTTGCCGCAGTCGCTATTCCGGGTGTTGCAGCCGGTTGTGAGGGTGACGCTTCAGCTTCCACCGGAGCAGCAAGCTCAGCGGTATGGAGGGAAGAGGCGAAGGAATCTCCCTGGCTAAGGGAGGCATTGTCCTGGCCGCAGCCTTGCAGTATAAGTGCGCCTGCCGCAGCTGCCAGAATAGAAATCAGCCTGCTTCGAACATAGATCAACCTGTGCACCTCCTAGGATTTAAACAGCTCCAGCGGATGAAGCCGGTACAGCCGGAAGGCCGGGCCCAGTGAGGACAGCAGGCCTATGCCAAGTGTGCCCGCCACAATCAGAACATGGGTCTGCGTCCAGTGGTAAGGATTCAGCTGTATGCCTGCTTCGGCGAATATTCTATCCTGCAGAAGGAATGCGCCCAGATGCCCAAGCAACAGACCGGACAGCAGTCCAACTGACGTTAGCAGCAGGCCTTCGCTGGTTAAGGACATCCAGACATACGCCCGCGATTTGCCGAGCAGGCGCAGCAGGCCCGCGTCTTTCGTACGCTCACCCACTGCCGCAATCAGCGATAGCAGGATGGTAATGGCCGCCAGCACTATGCACAGCGCCGTAATGATTCCAACCAGGCGAGAGCCTTGATCCACGGCGTTCAGCACATCGGAAACAGCTTTACTGCTGTAGGCGGCTTGAACTCCGCCCTGCCCGTCGAGCGCTTCCTTCAGATCATGCGCGCCCAGCAGACTGCCCGGTTTCACCAGCACTGCCGTAATCTCGCGGTCTTCCGGGGCCAGTCCGTGTACCGCCCAGGCATAATCCACCGTAGTAAAAATCGCCCGGTCATCCGGCGTATGCAGCGGCGGCAGAATCCCGGCTACCGTATACAGGAAGCTGCCATGCGCATCCTCTTCTTCATGCGCGCCATGCTCCGCCGACTCTTCGGCATCATGCTCACCGCCGGATTCATGCTCCTCGATCAGCCCATGCGCTCCGGTGAAGGTATCGCCGAGCTGCAGGCCCAGGGTCTTAGCCACATGGGAGCCGAGCACTGCTTCACCAGTTTGGGCATACAGCCTTCCCGACTGAAGCCTCTGATCCCCGTAACGCGTGACGAAATATTCGGGGTCTAGGCCGACGACAGGAAACCCGCCGCTGTTGTCTCCGGTTGTCATCGCGTAAGCCTTGTCTGTACCTGCATCCAGCTTCGCCTGCTCGAGTACAGCCAGCGGAATATTCCCGGTCGGGGCACCGATATGATAGAAGCTGTTCAGCACCAGCTGCGTTTCACTGCCCTCGGCGCCAATCACAAGATCAAATGGACCATAACCGGACTTCGCACCTTGCTCCACACTGTCACGGGAAAGCGACAGAAGCACAATGAAGGCAACGGTAAGCGCCACTGCGCAGACCGTAAGCAGAGACAAGAAGCGGCGATGCAGCACATTACGCAGCGTTAAATGCAGAAGGTTCATCCGCCAAATCCCTCCCGCTGTTCCAGTCCGGTCGTGCGGCTCAGGCCAGGCTGACGAATCTGATTCATGTCATGGATATGGAGACATCTGCTGAATCGCGCCGCAAGATTAAGATCATGTGTGACCACAATCAGCGTATGTCTGATGCCGCGGCTGAGTCCAAGCAGCAGCGATGCGATCTCGTCCGCTGTTTCCCAGTCCAGACTGCCGGTAGGCTCATCCGCCAGCACAAGCGGCGGCTGGTTGATCAGCGCCCGCACGATCGCCACACGCTGCTGCTGCCCGCGTGAGAGCTGGGAGGGCAGATGCTGCCCGCGGTCCTGCAGCCCCACCCGCTCCAGCCATTCGCTGATAACCGCGGCTCTGGCCTTGGAAGAGATCGCGCCTGTCATGGCAATCTCAATATTCTGTCTTGCATTCAGCGAGGGAATGAGATGAAAGTTCTGCATCACATATCCGATCCGGCTGGCCCGAAAGGCATCGCGCTGTGCTTCACCAAGCGAATGGAGCGGCTGATTATCCAGCAGGATCTCCCCGCGATCCGGCCGCAGGAGACCGCTGATCAAATGCAGCAGCGTGCTTTTGCCGGAGCCGCTGGGGCCGGTAATCGCCACCTGCTCCCCTGGTTCCACCTTCCACTGCGGGATATCCAGAATGGGCACAGACCGGCCATCCACCTGAAATTGTTTCTGCAGATCTCGGATATGCAGCAAGTCAATCCCTCCTATCTCAATACAATCCGTTCGGACAAGGCGTCCCATTTCAGTGCGGTTCCGGTCAGCTGGCTGAAGGCCGCAAGTGGCAGGTACAGCTTGCCATTGTCCACATCGACGGTATATGTTGCTGCTTTTCCATTCAGCTTGGCGGTTTTGGCACTTAGATTAAGCTCTACGGCATTTTTGCCCAGTGTGAGCTTGGCTGTGGAAGCATCGCCTTTATAGGCGCCGCCAAGAGCTTTGACAAGGGCCTCAGCCGGGAACAGCACCTCGTTCTCACGGCTGATTTTAAATTTAGGATACAGGTACTTCGACTGCAGCTCTGTGGAGCGCTTATTCAGATCAAGACCCAGAATTTTGGCACCGGCTGTGGCTATTTCGGTGTTGTCCACCTGCCCTTTAACCTGATCTGCTATCGGTCCATACGCCCAGACACCTACATCCACCGCCGAGTGTCCATGACCCGACCAGCCTACAAGCAAACGTTTGGAGATTACGGCATTATATGCGCCTTCACGTTTGTAGGAAGAACCGTCACCGTTCATAATCTGCTGAACCTCTTCATCGGAAAGATCAGTGATCCAGGTGTTGGCTGTTACAATGGTCCGAATCTCTTCGGGTGTTTGCGCTGCTTCCAGGGAAGCGGCCAAAGTCTCGGAGGAATGCTTCTGCTTATCCCAGAGGTCAATATTAATCTCATAGATATTATCGCGTGAAAGAGACAGGCCTCCGGTTTCATGGTCAGCTGTAACAACAACAGAGGTATTGCCGTCTTTTTTGGCAAATTCAATGGCTGTCTTGAACGCCGCGTCGAAATCCAGCGCTTCCTGCACCAAGGTCGGCAGGTCATTGGCATGTCCGGCATGATCAATCCGGCCGCCTTCCACCATCATCACGAATCCGTCTTTGTCATTGGAGAGCACCTTCAGGGCTTTCGAGGTCATGGCCGCCAGGCTGGGAACCTCGGCAGTACGCTCCGGAACATAGGCTACATGGGAGTTTCCGAACAGTCCGAGCACCTTGGTCGTTGAAGCCGGCAGCGCGTTCAGACTGGCTGTGTTCTCCACCAGCTTGTAGCCTTTGGCCTGGAAGTCGGGAAGGATATTTTTGTCCGAGCGTTTGCCCTTCTCCTCTTTGGTCGTAAAGAACTGCTTGCCGCCGCCCAGCAGCACATCAACGCCACTCTCCAGATACTGCGAAGCAATCGCCGATTCATTGTCCCGGCTGCGGACATGTGATGCATAGACGGCCGGGGTAGCATGCGTAATCCGAGCGGTAGTAACCAGACCTGTGGACTTCCCGTTGTTCTCGGCCGCTTCTATAATCGATGCAAACGGCTTGGCTACATCCTCATTGGATACGCTGATGCCTGCATTATAGGTTTTGTGTCCGGTGGCGAAAGCGGTACCCGCTGAAGCGGAGTCCGTTACAATCCCCGAAACAATCTTGTCCCCGTCTTCCCCCCGGTCAGCATATGTAGTAGCCTGTCCCACGTAATATGGATCAAGATTAAGATGGCTGACTCCCTTGGTGTACTGCTGGAAGTATCGTGCGGCCGAGACCTGGGCCGGGCCCATGCCATCGCCAATCAGAACGATCAGATTCTTGGACTGCCCTTTGGCGGCAACCGCCTTCTGTGTCTGGCTCTGTGCCGCTCCAACGAGGGTGGAGCCAGAAACCACTGCTGCTGCCAGTCCGCCGATAACCATACTTTTCATGATTTTATTCAACTTCATTCCCCTTCCATATGATCAAGATTTCATTAAGCATAACGTTCAATGATCAAGGCTCTGTCAAAATAAGTAGAGGGTTGTATTAAATAAGGAATCGATCCCTCCCAAACCCTCCCTTCCAAGGGAGGGCCCCAAAGGGTTGCACCCTCTGGACACCGGCAAGTTTGGCGAATGAGTCTGGCGGTACGGTGATTAGGAAGGTAAGGTGCGAGGAGCGCTTAGCCCTGCGGGACCGCTTGGACGTCACAGGGTATGGCCTGCTATCCCTGACGGGATGCACGGCCGGCGGCTAAGGTCAAAAGCGGGCTGTTCCTGCGGAATGCGCAAGACCTTAAGGTCAAAAGCGGGCTGTTCCTGCGGAATGTGCAAAACCTTAAGGTCAAAAGCGGGCTGTTCCTGCGGAATGCGCAAAACCTTAAGGTCAAAAGCGGGCTGTTCCTGCGGAATGTGCAAAACCTTATACTCCATTGGCTCCAGCTAGGGTTCTAAGGGATGTCGTGGATTCTTGCGAGTAATCAAATGTAAACGTGGTCACTACTCAGAAGCCCCGTAGGATAGAACTAAACGTCTGATCTCTCTATATCAGTCTACTCCACCGAATTAGTTGCGAATCTGCATCTAATTCCCCGTTTTATTCCGTTTTGGAGCAAATAAGTGCGAATACGCATCTAATTTCGGTTTTTGAGCGTTAAGGAAACGTTTTTCTCGAAAATAGTTGCAGATTCGCACTTATTTGCCTGATACCATCTATTTCACCTGAAATTAGATGCGCTTTTGCATCTAATTTCTCTGAATGCTCTAGTGTAACTTTCTACCATCTTCAGCATGACCTAAGTAGCAACCGTTTCCGTACTTATTTTCTTCAGCCAGAAATTATCGGCCAATTGGTACGTTTTCTAATGCTCTCAATAGAAGATTTAGTGGTAACTATAAAAAAGCCCCTGCACAGAAACACAGGGGGCGGTATAAATATGCTGAACATACAGGCTACTATTTACGGTTTACGGTGTCAGCATTCGCAGGGTTGTCGATTGCTTAGAAGCTTACAGCCTATTCTTCCAGCAGTCGGATGAATTCGTCCTCATCCTCAATAACCCGGATACCCAGCTGCTGCGCCTTGGCCAGCTTGCTGCCGGCCTTCTCGCCGGCGATAACCAGATCTGTTTTTTTGGAGACACTGCCTGAGACCTTGGCCCCCAGTGCCTCCAAGCGTTCCGCTGCATCCTCACGGGTCAGCTTCTGCAGCGAACCGGTCAGCACAACGGTCTTACCGCTGAAGAAGGAATCCGCACTTACCACGCGCGGCGCCTCTGGCGCCTTGGCTTCCACGCCCAGCTCCAGCATGCGGTTAATCGATGTGACTACAAACGGATCGGCGAAGAAGCCTACAATACTCTCAGCGACAATGCCGCCAATGTCCGGCAGCGCCGCAAGCTCCTCTGCATCGGCCTGCATCACTGCGCCAAGATCACGGTAATGGTCGGCCAGCATACGGGTTGTCGCTTTGCCGGTGTTCGGAATTCCCAGTGCGTACAGGAACGAAGCAAGATCACGCCCCTTGCTGTCCTCCAGCGCCTTCAGCAGGTTCTGGGCCTTGCGCTCCCCGAAGCGGTCCAGCTTCACCAGCTGTTCGAAATCCAGCTCATACAGATCGGCAGGCTCGCGAACATTCAGCTCATCATGCAGCTGTCCTGCGGTCTTGTCACTGAACGTCTCAATATCCATTGCATCCCGTGAGGCGAAATGGGTAATCCGCGCGATAATCTGCGGTCTGCAGTCCAGCTTGTTGTTACAGAACAGATGGGCCCCGCGCATCTCCAGCGGGAATCCGCAGGCAGGACAAGCTTCAGGGAATATAATCTCTCCGCCGTCGCTTTCCTCGGTCACCTTGCCGAGAATTTCCGGAATGACATCGTTGGAGCGGCGGATGAACACCCGGGTACCGAGCGCATGCTTCAGATTCTTCCGCTCAATATCCCCTACGTTGTTAAGCGTGCAATTCTGCACGGTAACCCCGGCAAGCTCCACGGCCTCTACCCGGGCCAGCGGAGTCACCTTGCCGGTCCGGCCCACATTCCAACTGACCGATTCCAGAATGGTGGTCGTCTCTTCAGCCTCGAACTTATACGCCACCGCCCAGCGCGGGAACTTATCGGTATACCCGAGCACCTCACGGATACGGAAATCCGTAACCTTGATAACGGCACCGTCAATGAGATAATCCAGGCCCGCACGGCTCTCCTCGATCTCTGCCAGCTGCTCTGTGACATCGTCAAAGGTATTGAAATAGGTCAGATAAGGATTGACCTTAAACCGGTTGGTCCGCAGGAAATCCATCATCTGTTGATGGTCGGCGAAGTCTACCCCTTCCGCATAACCGACATTATAGAAGTAGGCGTTAAGCCTGCGGCTGGCTGTCGTCTGCGGATTAAGATTGCGCAGGGCACCAGCTGCACCGTTGCGCGCATTCTTCAGTGGCTCTGCCGCTCTGGTGTTGTAATCAGCCAGTACAGAGAGGTTCATAATGCCCTCTCCCTGCACCTCGATCACCCCCGATTGGAAAGGAAGGGTCAGCGGCACCGATTTGATCGTCTTCACCTGTGCCAGAATCCCTTCCCCCGTCACTCCGTTGCCGCGGGTTGCCGCCTGCACCAGCACGCCGTCACGGTAGGTGAGGTTAAGCGTCAGCCCGTCGAACTTCAGTTCAACGGCATAACAAGGCTCAGGCAGGGGAGTATCGGGGTTCTTAGTATTGTAGTCATTGACCAGACGGAGCACCCGTGCATTCCAATTACGCAGCTGCTCAATATTCTGCGCTTTATCCAGGCTCCACAGCGGTGCCAGATGGCGGTGCGGAGTGAAGCCCTTCAGCAGCTCGCCGCCCACACGCTGGGTGGGTGAATGGGGCAGCACAAGGCCGCTTTCGGCCTCCAGCGCTACCAGCTTGTCGTAGAGCAAGTCATATTCCTTGTCGCTGAGCTGCGGCGCATCCAGCGTATAGTAATGATAATTGTGCTGATTCAGCTCCTCGACCAGCTCTTCCATTGTATGCATAACATCCATGCAGCACTTCCCTCCGTCTATAAGTTTACCTACGATTAGCGTGGTCCAAAGATTCCCTCGTTAAACGCCCGATTATTCGACCTTGGTAATCGGCGCGAACCCTGCAAGCAGCCGTTTCACCCCGACCGGTGCCGGAAAAGCAATCTGCAGCTCCGTATCGTTGCCGCTGCCTTTGACGGACACCACGGTACCGATGCCCCATTTGCCATGGGAGACCTTGTCGCCCGCCTTGAAATCGGCGTCCGCAGCCCCCGCCCCGGGAGCGCGCTGCCCTCCCGTGGTCACGGTCACACGGCCCTTGCCAGCCGGCGTTGCTCCGGCGGCGCCTGCGCGCCCGCCGAAGTTCCCGCCTCCGCCGCCGCTGAAGCCGCGGCCGCCATAGGCACCGCCTACCTCCGCGCCTCCGCGCCGGAAGCGGTCGTTCACTATCACAGTGTCTTCCTTCAGTTCCTCTGGAATCTCCTCCAGGAACCGGGACGGCGGATTGGCATTCGTCCGTCCAAAGAGCGTGCGCATCCGTGCGCAGGAGAGAAACAGCTGTTTCTCGGCGCGGGTGATGCCCACGTACGCGAGCCGTCGTTCCTCCTCCAGCTCGTCGTTGTCCTGGAAGGCGCGGCTGTGCGGGAACACGCCTTCTTCCATCCCGACGATGAATACCGTCGGGAACTCCAGCCCCTTAGCGCTGTGCATCGTCATCAGCACCACCGCGTCGCTGCGCTCTTCCTCATCGTCATTCACGCTGTCGATGTCAGCGATCAGCGCCAGGTCGGTGAGGAAGGAGACCAGCGACTTGTCTTCGTTGTTTTTCTCAAATTCCATCGTCACGGACAGGAACTCATCAATATTCTCCAGCCGCGAGCGCGATTCTAGCGTATTCTCGTTCTGCAGCTCCAGCCGGTATTGCGACAGCTCCAGAATCTTCTCGGTCAGCTCGGTGACCGACAGGAACTCCACCATCCGGTGCAGCGCTTCGATCATGTCATAGAATTCCACCAGCATATTGCGGGTGCGTCCGGCGAAGCCGAGATCGTCAACCGTCTGCAGGACACGGAAGATGGAAACTCCGCGTTCTCCCGCTGCCGCAGCCAGCTTGCCGACCGTCGTGTCTCCGAGGCCGCGCTTCGGCACATTAATGATTCGCGTCAGACTGATATCATCATCTGGATTGGACAATAACCGCAAGTATGCCAGCAGATCCTTGATCTCCTTACGATCGTAGAACTTGATGCCTCCTACGATCTGGTACGGGATATCCGATTTGATCAGAATTTCCTCGATAACCCGGGACTGCGCATTGGTGCGGTACAGAATGGCATGGCTCTGATAATCCTGGCCTTTCTTCACATTCTTGCTGATCTCACCGGTCACGAAATAACCTTCATCATGCTCCGAATCGGCCCGGTACACCTTAATCTTGGCGCCTTCGTCAGAATCGGTCCACAGCTTCTTCGGCTTGCGTCCGGTGTTCAGCGCAATCACGCCATTGGCTGCATTCAGAATGTTGGAGGTAGAGCGGTAATTCTGCTCTAGCAGAATCGTCTTCGCTTCGGGGTAATCCTCTTCGAAGTTGAGGATATTGGTAATATCCGCCCCGCGCCAGCGGTAAATCGACTGGTCACTGTCCCCCACCACACAGATCCGGTGATGGCTATCAGCCAGCATCTGGCACAGCATATATTGTGCTCGGTTGGTATCCTGATACTCATCCACATGGATATACTTGAATTTCTTCTGATAGAAATCCAGCACCTCTGGTACTTCTTTAAACAATTCAATGCTCTTCATAATCAGGTCGTCGAAATCAAGCGAATTATTACTCTTCAGCCGCCGCTGGTACATCTTATAGACCTTGGCCACCAGTCCTTCAAAATAATCACCGGCCTTCTGCTCGTATTGCCCAGGAGTCACCAGCTCATTCTTCGCAGTGCTGACCATAGCCTGGACAGCCTTCGGCTCGAACTTCTTCGTGTCGATGTTCAGTTCCTTCATACAATTGCGGATTACCGACAGCTGGTCCGTAGAATCGAGAATCGAGAAATTGGAGGTGAAGCCAATCCGCTCAATATCCTTGCGCAGAATCCGTACGCACATGGAGTGAAAGGTCGAAACCCAGATGTCCTTGCCCTCAGGTCCCACCAGCTTAGAGACACGATCCTGCATTTCTCTTGCGGCCTTGTTCGTAAAGGTAATAGCCAGAATGGCCCATGGCGGAGCCTTGCGCTGGGCGATCAGCCAGGCAATCCGATGCGTCAGCACCCGGGTCTTACCGCTGCCGGCACCTGCCATAATAAGCAGTGGACCTTCTGTAGTCTCCACCGCCTGGCGTTGTGGAGGATTAAGCCGGCTTACGGCTTCTTGTATACTTACAAGTTGCATGTTATAACATGCTCCTTTCTGAATATGAAATAATGTTCCTAAGTAGTCCTAACTATAACTACTAATCGAGCTTCAGCTGCGTGGTCTGCCGCACCGCCTCAACGGTCAGCAAGGCTTGCTCCAGATCGTGATAAATAATGTTGCCTACAACGACCGTATCACAAAGAGCAGCCGCTTGTTCAGCTTCTGTCTTCGAGGCAATGCCGCCGCCATAGAACAGCTGGCTGTGCTCTACACACTCGCGTACCGTCCGTACGGTGTCCATCTCCCCGAATCTGCCGCTATACTCCAGATACACAACGGGAAGGCTCATCAGCTTGTCCGCTACCTGTGCGTAAGCCGCTGCGGCTTCTGCATCCAGCGAGGTGTCCGCCTGAGTGAGTCGTGCTACAGTGGAATCCCCGTTCAGCACAATATAACCTTCAGTCAGCAGCAGATCCCAGGGAATTAGAGAGCCATAACGTTCTACCGCACGGCGGTGATGGCCTACAATCCAGGCCGGATCAGGTGTGTTCAGCACCATGGGAATCATGTAGAGGTCAAACCCGGGGACAATTGCCTCCAGATCAGATACCTCCAGTGCACAGGGGATAGCATACTGCCTTATACGTGACAGCAGCTCCACCGTATTGTGATAGGTTACTCCTGTCGAGCCGCCTACCAGCAGCGCGTCCGTCCCTGAGAGGCAGACCGCATTCAGTCCCGCATCATCCAGCTCCCGGTCCGGGTCAAGCTTGAACACATGGCGCCAAGGTTTTATCATCTGCTGCGTTACATTCATGGATATACTCCATCCTTGTTATTCATCTTTATTCCATGCCAAAGACACTCCTGCAGGCTGCAAAAGATATAAATCTAGTCTATGCCAGCACAGCAGGTGTGTCAATTTAAAGCAGCTAAAAATGCGAACATTTTTTCGCATTTTTTATTGGAAATCAATCCGCCCCGGCAGTTGTTCATGTTCCAACTTACCGGCTATCGCGCAGTCCGGGAAGATGGCCGAAATCCTCTTCCGAGACAAAATCTGTATAGAAGCCATCCACGCCAAGCTCGTACAGCTTTTTGATCTCCTGTTCGTTATTCAGCTTGTGCACATAGATACGGGCCCCCGTTTGCTTCAGCTTTTGCACGAACGTTGTGGTGGCCCGGCTGACCGGCATGGTGATATCCACTCCGCTGGTCTGGGCAAAAGCGATCACTTGTTCATCCGTATCCTGGGATTGGTAGAGTGTATAGATCACATGCGGAAAAGGATACACCTTACGAATCTCCTCCAGCATGCTCTGGCTGTATATCTGCGGCACAATCCGGTCCAGAAGTGCAGGATCGCGGCGTGACGCCGCGGCGCTGATAAGCTCAAACTGCTGTTTCACCAGCGCGGGATCCGTCTCTTTCGTATCGGTCACAATATAGGCGTCGGGGTAATACACCATCAGGTCCAGTATTTTCGCAAAATCAAGCGGCGAGAACAGCTCCAGGATTGGAGTGTCCATTAGCTCCTGATGCCCTAATACCGCTCCTTGCCTGTCCTCGGGAAGTACGTCCAGCTGACCCAGCAGCTTGCTCATGTTGGCTGTCCATTCATGACGTGCAACCAGCTGACCGTCGGAAGACAGCAGCAGATCCGTTTCGAAAATGCGCGTCCCCTGCTCATAGTTGGCTATGAAGGCATCAAAAGAGTTGCTATAGGCATGTCCTGCAATCCCGCCCATCCCGTGAGCGATGATCCGGTGGGCCGCAAAGCCGGTGGCCGGTTCCTCTTTCTTTTCTTGAGTGAGTATAATGACTATTATAAGCGCCAGTGCCACAAGTACAATTCCAAAAGCCAACCATTTTTTCTTCATAAAGTATAAATTCCTTTGCAGTGTTTGGAGTAGAAAAACAATACCCCGCTCTGCCGGTTGGCATAACGGGGAAGATCGTACTAATAAGCATTTTTATTGGTAAAACCGTTGCGGATCGTTTTGAAAATAATACGGATATCAAACAGCAGCGACCAGTTCTCAATATAGAAAATATCATGTTTGATCCGGTCTTCAATCGATGTGTCTCCACGCAGCCCATTGCTCTGCGCCCAGCCCGTAATACCAGGACGCACATGATGCTTCACCATATACTTGGGAATCTCGCTACGGAACTGCTGAACGAAGAACGGACGCTCGGGACGTGGCCCGACCACGCTCATATGCCCGAACAACACATTAAAAAATTGCGGCAGCTCATCCAGGGATGTTTTTCGGATAAAGGTTCCAAACCGCGTACGGCGCGGGTCCTCCGGTGTGCTCCAGCCTCGGTCCTCTCCGCCGTCCGTCTGCAGCTTCATCGAGCGGAACTTGTACATCATGAAGTTGTGACGGTTCAGACCCACCCGCTCCTGCTTGAAAATAACCGGCCCTGGAGAAGTCAGCCTTACGCCAAGCGCCACCAACAACATCACCGGCGACATCATAATAATTGCGAACAGCGAGAATACGATATCGAATAACCGTTTGGCTAGTTTGTTACCAGCCATATCCAAGGGAATATCACGAACATTAATCATCGGCATTCCGGCAAAATTGTCAAAGTACGGGCGCGCAGGCAGATAGTCGAAAAAATCCGGGATGATCAACGTTCGAACCCCTGCCTTCTCGCACGCAGCGATAATAGAAGAATATTTGGAGTGGGCATCCAGCGGAAGCGCCAGGATCACCTCATCTACAGGCAGCATCTCCAGCAACCCCGACAGTTGATCAACCGTTCCGAGAATCGGCTTGTAGCGCTGCTCCTCCATTCCGTCCCAGGTCAGATAGTCATCCAGAAAACCGATCGCTTCATATCCCAGCTCCGGGTATTGCTCCAGATTGTTATAGAACCGTTTGCCGAGTGTTCCCGCTCCGAGGATCAGCACGAACTGGCGGTTGAAGCCTTTTTCGCGCAAGGACTTGAGCATCTTCTTCAGCACATAGCGGTAGAGCATAATGGACAGAATATTGAAACCTATATAAATGGCCAGGTATTGCCGGGAGATGTCGACTTCCTTCACGAAGAACATCAGGCCTAGCAGAATAAAAATACCCAATGCATGCACCTGAAACACCTTCAGGAATTCATCTACAAACCGTTTCTTACGCTTGGGCAGATATAATGAGAGCAAG
This window encodes:
- a CDS encoding undecaprenyl-phosphate glucose phosphotransferase; amino-acid sequence: MIRRNQQFLTQLYMVADFAIIQLSFLMAWWLKFKSGWLESYNNLPVESYAYWSLIYGAIAVLIGILLSLYLPKRKKRFVDEFLKVFQVHALGIFILLGLMFFVKEVDISRQYLAIYIGFNILSIMLYRYVLKKMLKSLREKGFNRQFVLILGAGTLGKRFYNNLEQYPELGYEAIGFLDDYLTWDGMEEQRYKPILGTVDQLSGLLEMLPVDEVILALPLDAHSKYSSIIAACEKAGVRTLIIPDFFDYLPARPYFDNFAGMPMINVRDIPLDMAGNKLAKRLFDIVFSLFAIIMMSPVMLLVALGVRLTSPGPVIFKQERVGLNRHNFMMYKFRSMKLQTDGGEDRGWSTPEDPRRTRFGTFIRKTSLDELPQFFNVLFGHMSVVGPRPERPFFVQQFRSEIPKYMVKHHVRPGITGWAQSNGLRGDTSIEDRIKHDIFYIENWSLLFDIRIIFKTIRNGFTNKNAY